GGCGCTGCCCATCATCGAAACCCAGGCGGGCGACGTTTCCGCGTACATCCCCACCAACGTGATCTCCATCACGGACGGCCAGGTGTACCTGGAATCGAACCTGTTCAACGCCGGGGTGCGCCCGGCCATCAACGTGGGCCTGTCAGTCTCCCGAGTCGGCGGCGCGGCCCAGATCAAGGCCATGAAACAGGTTGCCGGCACCCTGCGCCTGGACCTTGCCCAGTACCGGGAACTGGCGGCGTTCGCCCAGTTCGGCTCGGACCTGGACAAGGCCACCCTGCTCAAACTCGAGCGCGGCGCGCGGCTGACGGAACTGCTCAAACAGCCGCAGTACCATCCCCTGCCCGCCGAGCAGCAGGTGTTTTCCATCTACGCCGCCACCAAGGGCTACATGGACGATATCCCGGTTGCCGCCATTGCGAAGTTTGAGGCGGGCCTGCTCGAGCACGTCAAGACCTCCGAACCGTCCATCTTGGAGGACATCAAGACCAAGAAGACTCTGGACAAAGACCTGGAAGCGCGCATGGGCGCGGCCATAGAGGCGTTCAAGAAAGGGTTTTCGGTCAACTAGGAACCGCTTGCCTGAATGAGGATTTTTGTGCTCTACCAAGGAAGGCGAGTTCCGGGCGGAGCGAAGTGTATCAAGACATACATGAGCTTCGCACGGGACGAGGCTGACGCAGGCAGGGCGCAAAAAGACCATTCAGGCGCCGGAGGTACGCATGGCATCGCTTAAGGACGTCAGGAACAAAATATCAGGGGTCGGCAAGACCAAGCAGATAACCAAGGCCATGAACATGGTGGCCTCGGCCAAGCTGCGCGGCGCCCAGTCCCGGATGGAAAAGTTCCGCGCATACGCCGACAGGTTCCACGGCGTGCTCCAGAACCTGGCCGCCAGCGACATGGAGCTTGTCCACCCGCTGCTGGTCCCGCACGAGGAAGTGAAAACGATCGGCATCATCCTCGTCACATCCGACCGGGGACTGGCCGGCGCGTTCAACATCAACATCATCGCCGAAGCGTTCAAACTGGCGAAGGCGAAGCAGGCCGAAGGCAAGGAAGTGGTCTTCTTCTGTGTGGGTAAAAAGGGCCGCGACGCCGTCCGCAAGTCGCCGTTCGCGATAGCGAAGGACATGGCGGGCGACATGAATACCTTTGACTTCAGCCTGGCCGACAGGACCGGGGTGGAAATCATCAGCCGGTATACGGCGCTGGAGCTCGACGAGGTCTACCTCGTGTACAGCGAATTCGTCAGCCTTATGCGGCAGATCCCAACGCCCCAGCGCATTCTGCCCGTGGTTCCGAAAGAAGTGGACGCGAACGCCCCGCCGCAGAGCAGGACGGAGTATACCTTTGAACCCGCCGGGCAGGCCCTCATGGACGTTTTGCTGCCGCGCGTGGTCAAAGCGCTGATCTACTGGGGCCTTTTGAGCACCTCCACCAGCGAGCACGCGGCGCGGATGACGGCCATGGATAACGCCACCCGCAACTGCGACGATTTGATACGGTCCCTGACCCGGCTCTTCAACAAGACCCGCCAGGCCGTCATTACCAACGAGCTTATTGATATCGTGGGCGGCGTTGAGGCGCTCAAGGGATAATTGAGTGATACCGCTCTAGCAGAAGGGAGCCAGCAATATGAGTCAAAACATCGGCAAAATTTCGCAGGTCATCGGCGCCGTCGTGGACGTGGAGTTCCCGGACGGCAAACTGCCGAACATCCTGACCGCCCTGGAGATCAAAAACCCCAACAACACGGATGCGCCGGAGCTTATCTGTGAAGTCGCGCAGCACCTGGGCGACAACGTTGTACGCACCATCGCCATGGACGCCACCGAAGGCCTGGTCCGCGGCATGGACGTCACGGATACCGGCAAACCCATCATGGCTCCCGTGGGCAAGGCCGCTCTCGGCCGCATCCTGAACGTCGTGGGGCGCCCCGTGGACGAACTCGGCCCCGTGGAAACGGACACATACCTCCCCATCCACCGCGAAGCCCCGGCCTTCGCCGAGCAGAATACCAACGTGGAACTCCTGGAAACCGGCATCAAGGTCGTGGACCTTCTGGTCCCCTTCCCCAAAGGCGGCAAGATGGGCCTCTTCGGCGGCGCGGGGGTGGGCAAGACCGTTATCCTTATGGAAATGATTAACAACATCGCCAAGGAACACGGCGGCCTTTCCGTGTTCGCGGGCGTGGGTGAACGGACCCGCGAAGGGAACGACCTGTACAACGAATTCAAGGAAGCCGGCATTCTGGAGAAAGCCGCCCTTGTTTACGGCCAGATGAACGAACCCCCGGGAGCGCGCGCCCGCGTGGCCCTGACCGGCCTGACCGTCGCCGAATATTTCCGCGACGAGGAAAACCAGGACGTGCTGCTCTTTATCGACAACATTTTCCGCTTCACCCAGGCCGGATCCGAAGTGTCCGCCCTCTTGGGCCGCATGCCTTCGGCCGTGGGCTACCAGCCCACCCTCGGCACGGACCTGGGCGGCCTTGAGGAACGCATCACCTCCACCACCAAGGGTTCCATCACCTCGGTGCAGGCCATTTACGTGCCTGCGGACGACCTTACCGACCCCGCGCCGGCGACGACGTTCTCGCACCTGGACGGCACGCTGGTTCTGTCCCGCGCCATCTCGGAACTCGGCATCTACCCCGCCGTGGACCCGCTGGACTCCACCTCCCGCATCCTCGACCCGCTGGTGGTTGGCGACGAGCACTATGCCGTGGCGCGCGCCGTGCAGCAGATTCTGCAGAAATACAAGGATCTCCAGGACATCATAGCCATTCTCGGCATGGACGAACTCTCCGACGAAGACAAGCTCATCGTCGCCAGAGCCCGCCGCATCCAGCGGTTCCTGTCCCAACCGTTCCACGTGGCGGAAGTCTTCACGGGCACGCCGGGCCAGTATGTGAAACTTGAAGACACCATCAAGGCGTTCAGGGGTATTATCGACGGCACCTACGACCACCTGTCCGAGGACGACTTCTACATGGTGGGCAACATAGATATGGCCGTCGCAAAATACAACAAGCGCCAGGATGCGGAGCAAAAATAAATGGGCAGGCTCCAACTGGAAATCGTCACGCCCGACAGGGTTGTGCTCAAGACGGAAGCCGATTACGTCTCCCTTCCCGGCGTGGAGGGCGATTTCGGCGTTCTGCCCGGCCACATCCCGTTTTTTGCCGCCCTCAGGATCGGCTGCATGCACTTCGAAGT
The DNA window shown above is from uncultured delta proteobacterium and carries:
- the atpG gene encoding ATP synthase gamma chain — protein: MASLKDVRNKISGVGKTKQITKAMNMVASAKLRGAQSRMEKFRAYADRFHGVLQNLAASDMELVHPLLVPHEEVKTIGIILVTSDRGLAGAFNINIIAEAFKLAKAKQAEGKEVVFFCVGKKGRDAVRKSPFAIAKDMAGDMNTFDFSLADRTGVEIISRYTALELDEVYLVYSEFVSLMRQIPTPQRILPVVPKEVDANAPPQSRTEYTFEPAGQALMDVLLPRVVKALIYWGLLSTSTSEHAARMTAMDNATRNCDDLIRSLTRLFNKTRQAVITNELIDIVGGVEALKG
- the atpD gene encoding membrane-bound ATP synthase, F1 sector, beta-subunit (Evidence 2a : Function of homologous gene experimentally demonstrated in an other organism; Product type e : enzyme), whose protein sequence is MSQNIGKISQVIGAVVDVEFPDGKLPNILTALEIKNPNNTDAPELICEVAQHLGDNVVRTIAMDATEGLVRGMDVTDTGKPIMAPVGKAALGRILNVVGRPVDELGPVETDTYLPIHREAPAFAEQNTNVELLETGIKVVDLLVPFPKGGKMGLFGGAGVGKTVILMEMINNIAKEHGGLSVFAGVGERTREGNDLYNEFKEAGILEKAALVYGQMNEPPGARARVALTGLTVAEYFRDEENQDVLLFIDNIFRFTQAGSEVSALLGRMPSAVGYQPTLGTDLGGLEERITSTTKGSITSVQAIYVPADDLTDPAPATTFSHLDGTLVLSRAISELGIYPAVDPLDSTSRILDPLVVGDEHYAVARAVQQILQKYKDLQDIIAILGMDELSDEDKLIVARARRIQRFLSQPFHVAEVFTGTPGQYVKLEDTIKAFRGIIDGTYDHLSEDDFYMVGNIDMAVAKYNKRQDAEQK